From the Platichthys flesus chromosome 6, fPlaFle2.1, whole genome shotgun sequence genome, one window contains:
- the tjp1b gene encoding tight junction protein ZO-1 isoform X7: MVNYQKYITVMQLALGVTASNKEHCLPPRKRMWIHPSPTAGSVTAASSASTAQGKPSLRRIKGRIHRSKSLDSIDLLDSNSAAMEETVIWEQHTVTLHRAPGFGFGIAISGGRDNPHFQSGETSIVISDVLKGGPAEGLLQENDRVVMVNAVSMDNVEHAYAVQQLRKSGKIAKITIRRKRKVHVPMGRLGERETMSEHDEEEDSYDEEIYETRSGRSGAYSGMGGAMGRRSGRSSGRRDRERERSVSRERSLSPRSDRRSHNLPPRPAKVTLVKSRKNEAEYGLRLASHIFVKDISPESLAARDGNIQEGDVVLKINGTVTENLSLIDAKKLIERSKGKLKMVVQRDDRATLLNIPDLDDSIPSANASDRDDISDIQSLASDHSNRSHDRHRSSRSRSPDRRSEPSDHSRHSPPQISNGSSHRSRDDERTSKAASTPVKLPEDVPLPKPKETAIAREEKQLPPLPEPKPVYAQPGQPDVDLPVSPSDAPVPSAAHDDSILRPSMKLVKFKKGESVGLRLAGGNDVGIFVAGVLEDSPAAKEGLEEGDQILRVNNVDFANIIREEAVLFLLDLPKGEEVTILAQKKKDVYRRIVESDVGDSFYIRTHFEYEKESPYGLSFNKGEVFRVVDTLYNGKLGSWLAIRIGKNHQEVERGIIPNKNRAEQLSSVQYTLPKTAGGDRADFWRFRGLRSSKRNLRKSREDLSSQPVQTKFPAYERVVLREAGFLRPVVIFGPIADVAREKLAREEPDLFELAKSEPRDAGTDQRSSGIIRLHTIKQIIDRDKHAVLDITPNAVDRLNYAQWYPIVVFLNPDNKQGVKNMRTRLCPESRKSARKLYERAIKLRKNNHHLFTTTINMNNMNDGWYGALKETIQQQQNQLVWVSEGKADGNAEDDLDIHDDRLSYLSAPGSEYSMYSTDSRHTSDYEDTDTEGGAYTDQELDETLNDEVGLPTEPAITRSSEPVREDPPVIQDTPGYPGYQHPVQPEPSSRIDPAGFKMATPQQMYKKELYNMEDPVRINHGLKQSMSYCHQPPYQDKQPYREYDHPPYGYDGGGYTEPKPHNSDSHPHYDNRVPHYNEQWPPYDQQTSSSHPTGYHTGHQQPMGYSPHSPYEDGPGRDYSPPQPRYDEASPVGYDGRPRHSKPGPIRYDEPPPPPPASYDARSPYEAEPHTFPINSPRSPEPPKQYYGDSGLRPTYMPGPPNRGYKPGMHEPINSEPTIPSPKPEALPSPGEQAISPGSKPLPPLPRDDLDDDPAMKPQSVLNRVKMFENKRSVSMDRAKEGGESAAPKPADVPKPVSAPGPVPKANSLSNLEQEKSTFRAPEPQKPHTKPLDDVMRSNHYDPDEDEEYYRKQLSYFDRRSFDSKAMGQPAPGINRFHDLPKPAQLSYPYNRVESVEKVSPVEKRYEPLPQISPSSQYGPPASAIPPNTLPKLSPSDANPIPEPLTSPKPELSALRPASREEPAPGGYLPPRGIPDKPVNGTDAAPPKTLGAPAPTSYNRYVPKPYTSAARPFERKFESPKFNHNLLPNDTQVKTDLLSKPSVGSGSGGKPQLSPQPLDHDSGLDTFTRTMDNRPKYQHNNINAIPKAIPVSPNALDDDDEDEGHTVVATARGIFNCNGGVLSSIETGVSIIIPQGAIPENVEQEIYFKVCRDNSILPPLDKEKGETLLSPLVMCGPHGLKFLKPVELRLPHCASMTPDGWSFALKSSDSSSGDPKTWQNKSLPGDPNYLVGANCVSVLIDHF; the protein is encoded by the exons AGCGCAGCGATGGAGGAGACTGTCATTTGGGAACAGCACACTGTTACGCTACACAGG GCACCAGGGTTTGGCTTCGGGATTGCCATATCTGGAGGTCGGGATAACCCTCATTTTCAGAGTGGTGAGACCTCCATTGTCATCTCAGATGTCCTGAAAGGAGGCCCAGCAGAAGGGCTACTGCA AGAAAATGACAGAGTGGTTATGGTCAATGCTGTCTCCATGGACAATGTGGAGCACGCGTACGCCGTCCAGCAGCTTCGTAAAAGTGGGAAAATTGCCAAAATT ACAATTCGACGGAAGAGGAAGGTGCATGTCCCCATGGGCCGCCTGGGGGAGAGGGAAACTATGTCAGAGCatgacgaagaggaggacagTTACGATGAAGAGATATATGAGACACGGAGTGGACGCAGTGGTGCTTACAGTGGTATGGGCGGGGCCATGGGCAGGCGCAGCGGCCGGAGCAGCGGGCGAAGGGACAGGGAACGCGAGCGCAGCGTCTCACGGGAGAGGAGTCTCTCCCCACGCTCAGACCGCCGCTCGCATAACCTGCCCCCACGTCCTGCCAAGGTCACACTTGTGAAATCACGCAAAAATGAAG CAGAATATGGCCTGCGCCTGGCCAGCCATATCTTTGTCAAGGACATTTCCCCTGAGAGTCTGGCAGCCAGGGATGGCAATATCCAGGAAGGGGATGTTGTACTGAAg ATCAATGGTACAGTGACGGAGAACCTCTCCTTGATAGACGCCAAGAAGCTGATAGAAAGGTCAAAGGGCAAGCTAAAAATGGTTGTCCAGAGGGACGACAGGGCGACCCTGCTGAACATCCCCGACCTCGATGACAGCATTCCTTCAGCCAACGCCTCTGACAGAGATG ACATTTCAGATATCCAGTCTCTGGCATCCGACCATTCCAATCGATCGCATGACAGACATCGTAGCAGCCGCTCCCGCTCACCAGACAGAAGATCTGAGCCCTCAGACCACTCAAGACACTCGCCCCCTCAAATCAGCAATGGCAG CAGTCACAGAAGTCGTGATGACGAACGGACCTCGAAAGCGGCTTCGACACCAGTGAAGCTACCGGAGGACGTTCCTTTACCCAAACCGAAGGAGACGGCCATTGCCAGGGAGGAGAAACAGCTTCCTCCGCTTCCAG aGCCCAAACCGGTGTATGCTCAGCCTGGACAGCCAGATGTAGACCTGCCCGTCAGTCCCTCTGATGCTCCTGTGCCAAGTGCTGCCCATGATGACAGTATTCTACG GCCGAGCATGAAGCTGGTGAAGTTCAAGAAGGGGGAGAGCGTGGGGCTGCGTCTGGCGGGAGGGAATGACGTGGGCATCTTTGTAGCCGGCGTGCTGGAGGATAGCCCAGCTGCTAAGGAGGGCCTGGAGGAGGGCGACCAAATTCTCAGG GTAAATAATGTAGACTTTGCAAATATAATCCGAGAGGAGGCGGTGCTGTTCCTCTTGGACCTTCCTAAGGGTGAAGAGGTCACCATTCTGGcccagaagaagaaagatg TGTATCGGCGGATCGTGGAGTCTGATGTTGGGGACTCCTTCTACATCCGGACACACTTTGAGTATGAAAAAGAATCTCCATATGGGTTAAGCTTTAACAAGGGCGAGGTGTTCCGTGTGGTGGACACCCTCTACAATGGCAAGCTGGGCTCCTGGCTGGCTATCCGCATTGGCAAGAACCACCAGGAGGTTGAGAGAGGCATTATCCCCAACAAGAACAG agcggagcagctcTCCAGCGTCCAATACACTCTCCCTAAAACAGCGGGCGGGGACAGGGCCGACTTCTGGAGGTTCCGTGGTCTTCGCAGCTCAAAGAGGAACCtgaggaagagcagagaggaCCTCTCCTCCCAGCCGGTCCAGACAAAGTTCCCAGCTTATGAAAGAGTTGTActgagagagg CTGGCTTCTTGAGACCGGTTGTAATTTTTGGGCCCATTGCTGATGTTGCTCGAGAAAAACTCGCCAGAGAAGAGCCGGATCTGTTTGAGCTTGCAA AGAGTGAACCAAGAGATGCAGGAACAGACCAACGTAGTTCAGGAATCATCCGTCTTCACACCATCAAGCAGATTATTGACAGA GACAAACACGCTGTGCTGGACATCACCCCGAACGCTGTGGATAGGCTGAACTATGCTCAGTGGTATCCGATCGTAGTCTTCCTAAATCCAGATAATAAGCAGGGTGTGAAGAACATGAGGACCAGACTGTGTCCTGAGTCCAGGAAGAGCGCCAGGAAGCTCTATGAGCGAGCCATTAAACTGAGGAAGAATAACCACCACCTGTTCACCA CCACCATcaacatgaacaacatgaaCGACGGCTGGTACGGAGCTCTGAAAGAAACAATCCAGCAACAGCAGAACCAGTTGGTTTGGGTTTCAGAGGGCAAG gcGGATGGCAATGCAGAGGATGACTTGGACATCCACGATGACCGTCTGTCCTACCTGTCGGCGCCAGGCAGCGAATACTCCATGTACAGTACGGACAGCCGACACACTTCTGATtatgaggacacagacacagagggtgGAGCATATACAGACCAGGAGCTCGATGAGACTCTGAATGACGAGGTGGGTCTGCCGACGGAGCCCGCCATCACCCGTTCTTCAGAGCCTGTGCGAGAAGACCCGCCTGTAATTCAGGACACCCCTGGTTACCCTGGATACCAGCACCCTGTGCAGCCTGAACCATCAAGTCGCATAGACCCAGCCGGGTTCAAGATGGCTACACCGCAGCAG ATGTACAAAAAAGAGCTGTACAACATGGAGGACCCTGTGCGAATCAACCACGGTCTGAAGCAGTCTATGAGCTACTGTCACCAGCCGCCGTACCAGGACAAACAGCCATACCGTGAATACGACCACCCGCCTTACGGATACGATGGAGGTGGCTACACAGAACCAAAGCCTCACAACTCTGACTCTCACCCGCACTACGACAACCGTGTGCCTCATTACAACGAACAGTGGCCCCCCTATGACCAGCAGACCTCGTCCTCCCACCCCACGGGGTACCACACGGGCCACCAGCAACCCATGGGCTACAGCCCCCATTCCCCCTACGAGGATGGACCAGGGAGGGACTACAGCCCCCCTCAGCCGCGCTATGATGAGGCTTCACCAGTGGGCTATGATGGCAGACCACGCCACAGTAAACCTGGGCCCATTCGTTATGATGAGcccccacccccgcccccaGCAAGCTACGACGCCCGCTCTCCTTACGAGGCAGAACCTCACACTTTTCCCATTAACTCACCTCGATCACCTGAGCCTCCAAAACAGTATTACGGCGACTCTGGTTTGAGGCCCACCTATATGCCCGGGCCTCCAAACCGGGGCTATAAGCCAGGGATGCACGAGCCCATAAACTCTGAACCCACCATTCCCTCTCCTAAACCAGAGGCACTGCCCTCCCCAGGTGAGCAAGCAATCTCTCCAGGCTCCaaacccctccctcccctgcccAGGGACGACCTGGATGACGACCCGGCCATGAAACCACAGTCAGTGCTCAACAGAGTCAAGATGTTTGAGAACAAACGGTCTGTGTCTATGGACAGGGCTAAAGAGGGAGGAGAGTCGGCAGCACCCAAG CCTGCAGATGTTCCTAAACCAGTGAGTGCACCAGGCCCAGTCCCCAAAGCCAATTCCCTCAGCAacctggagcaggagaagtcCACCTTTAG GGCTCCTGAGCCACAGAAGCCCCACACTAAACCTCTGGATGATGTAATGCGTTCCAACCACTATGACccagatgaggatgaagagtaCTACAGGAAGCAGTTGTCCTACTTTGATCGCCGAAGCTTTGACAGCAAAGCCATGGGCCAGCCTGCCCCTGGCATCAACCGCTTCCATGATCTGCCCAAACCAGCTCAACTGTCCTACCCGTACAACAG AGTCGAGTCTGTTGAGAAGGTGAGTCCAGTGGAGAAAAGATACGAACCCCTGCCCCAAATCAGCCCCTCCTCTCAGTATGGACCACCAGCCTCAGCCATCCCACCCAACACACTGCCCAAACTCAGTCCCAGTGACG CAAACCCCATACCCGAACCGTTGACTTCACCTAAACCTGAGCTGTCGGCTCTCAGGCCGGCCAGCAGGGAGGAACCTGCACCAGGTGGCTACCTGCCCCCAAGGGGCATCCCTGACAAACCAGTCAACGGCACTGATGCAGCTCCTCCAAAGACACTCGGTGCTCCTGCTCCAACTAGCTACAACCGCTACGTCCCAAAGCCTTACACCAGTGCAGCGAGGCCCTTTGAGCGCAAGTTCGAGAGCCCCAAGTTCAACCACAACCTGCTGCCCAATGACACACAGGTGAAGACAGACCTACTCAGCAAGCCCAGTGTGGGCAGCGGCAGCGGCGGGAAGCCTCAGCTGTCACCACAGCCCCTAGATCACGACAGCGGGCTGGACACCTTCACACGCACCATGGACAACAGGCCCAAATACCAGCACAATAACATCAACGCCATCCCCAAGGCCATCCCTGTAAG CCCCAACGCATTGGACGATGACGATGAAGACGAAGGGCACACGGTGGTGGCCACCGCCCGCGGAATCTTCAACTGTAATGGTGGAGtgctgagctccattgagacgGGCGTCAGCATCATCATCCCTCAGGGTGCCATCCCTGAGAACGTGGAGCAGGAGATTTACTTCAAGGTGTGCCGGGACAACAGCATCCTGCCCCCCCTCGACAAGGAGAAAG gagaAACGCTGCTAAGTCCGCTGGTGATGTGCGGCCCTCACGGACTCAAGTTCCTGAAGCCAGTGGAGCTGCGCTTACCTCACTGTGCGTCCATGACCCCCGATGGTTGGTCTTTTGCTCTAAAATCCTCCGACTCTTCGTCGG GCGATCCCAAAACCTGGCAGAACAAATCTCTCCCGGGAGACCCCAACTACCTGGTGGGTGCAAACTGTGTATCTGTGCTCATTGACCACTTCTGA
- the tjp1b gene encoding tight junction protein ZO-1 isoform X6 has product MVNYQKYITVMQLALGVTASNKEHCLPPRKRMWIHPSPTAGSVTAASSASTAQGKPSLRRIKGRIHRSKSLDSIDLLDSNSAAMEETVIWEQHTVTLHRAPGFGFGIAISGGRDNPHFQSGETSIVISDVLKGGPAEGLLQENDRVVMVNAVSMDNVEHAYAVQQLRKSGKIAKITIRRKRKVHVPMGRLGERETMSEHDEEEDSYDEEIYETRSGRSGAYSGMGGAMGRRSGRSSGRRDRERERSVSRERSLSPRSDRRSHNLPPRPAKVTLVKSRKNEAEYGLRLASHIFVKDISPESLAARDGNIQEGDVVLKINGTVTENLSLIDAKKLIERSKGKLKMVVQRDDRATLLNIPDLDDSIPSANASDRDDISDIQSLASDHSNRSHDRHRSSRSRSPDRRSEPSDHSRHSPPQISNGSSHRSRDDERTSKAASTPVKLPEDVPLPKPKETAIAREEKQLPPLPEPKPVYAQPGQPDVDLPVSPSDAPVPSAAHDDSILRPSMKLVKFKKGESVGLRLAGGNDVGIFVAGVLEDSPAAKEGLEEGDQILRVNNVDFANIIREEAVLFLLDLPKGEEVTILAQKKKDVYRRIVESDVGDSFYIRTHFEYEKESPYGLSFNKGEVFRVVDTLYNGKLGSWLAIRIGKNHQEVERGIIPNKNRAEQLSSVQYTLPKTAGGDRADFWRFRGLRSSKRNLRKSREDLSSQPVQTKFPAYERVVLREAGFLRPVVIFGPIADVAREKLAREEPDLFELAKSEPRDAGTDQRSSGIIRLHTIKQIIDRDKHAVLDITPNAVDRLNYAQWYPIVVFLNPDNKQGVKNMRTRLCPESRKSARKLYERAIKLRKNNHHLFTTTINMNNMNDGWYGALKETIQQQQNQLVWVSEGKADGNAEDDLDIHDDRLSYLSAPGSEYSMYSTDSRHTSDYEDTDTEGGAYTDQELDETLNDEVGLPTEPAITRSSEPVREDPPVIQDTPGYPGYQHPVQPEPSSRIDPAGFKMATPQQPVQLEGMHLEEPPAAAAAPQADSLSSLSPAPELIPPLPPSHESHQSGPSGPEPKMYKKELYNMEDPVRINHGLKQSMSYCHQPPYQDKQPYREYDHPPYGYDGGGYTEPKPHNSDSHPHYDNRVPHYNEQWPPYDQQTSSSHPTGYHTGHQQPMGYSPHSPYEDGPGRDYSPPQPRYDEASPVGYDGRPRHSKPGPIRYDEPPPPPPASYDARSPYEAEPHTFPINSPRSPEPPKQYYGDSGLRPTYMPGPPNRGYKPGMHEPINSEPTIPSPKPEALPSPGEQAISPGSKPLPPLPRDDLDDDPAMKPQSVLNRVKMFENKRSVSMDRAKEGGESAAPKPADVPKPVSAPGPVPKANSLSNLEQEKSTFRAPEPQKPHTKPLDDVMRSNHYDPDEDEEYYRKQLSYFDRRSFDSKAMGQPAPGINRFHDLPKPAQLSYPYNRVESVEKVSPVEKRYEPLPQISPSSQYGPPASAIPPNTLPKLSPSDANPIPEPLTSPKPELSALRPASREEPAPGGYLPPRGIPDKPVNGTDAAPPKTLGAPAPTSYNRYVPKPYTSAARPFERKFESPKFNHNLLPNDTQVKTDLLSKPSVGSGSGGKPQLSPQPLDHDSGLDTFTRTMDNRPKYQHNNINAIPKAIPVSPNALDDDDEDEGHTVVATARGIFNCNGGVLSSIETGVSIIIPQGAIPENVEQEIYFKVCRDNSILPPLDKEKGETLLSPLVMCGPHGLKFLKPVELRLPHCASMTPDGWSFALKSSDSSSGDPKTWQNKSLPGDPNYLVGANCVSVLIDHF; this is encoded by the exons AGCGCAGCGATGGAGGAGACTGTCATTTGGGAACAGCACACTGTTACGCTACACAGG GCACCAGGGTTTGGCTTCGGGATTGCCATATCTGGAGGTCGGGATAACCCTCATTTTCAGAGTGGTGAGACCTCCATTGTCATCTCAGATGTCCTGAAAGGAGGCCCAGCAGAAGGGCTACTGCA AGAAAATGACAGAGTGGTTATGGTCAATGCTGTCTCCATGGACAATGTGGAGCACGCGTACGCCGTCCAGCAGCTTCGTAAAAGTGGGAAAATTGCCAAAATT ACAATTCGACGGAAGAGGAAGGTGCATGTCCCCATGGGCCGCCTGGGGGAGAGGGAAACTATGTCAGAGCatgacgaagaggaggacagTTACGATGAAGAGATATATGAGACACGGAGTGGACGCAGTGGTGCTTACAGTGGTATGGGCGGGGCCATGGGCAGGCGCAGCGGCCGGAGCAGCGGGCGAAGGGACAGGGAACGCGAGCGCAGCGTCTCACGGGAGAGGAGTCTCTCCCCACGCTCAGACCGCCGCTCGCATAACCTGCCCCCACGTCCTGCCAAGGTCACACTTGTGAAATCACGCAAAAATGAAG CAGAATATGGCCTGCGCCTGGCCAGCCATATCTTTGTCAAGGACATTTCCCCTGAGAGTCTGGCAGCCAGGGATGGCAATATCCAGGAAGGGGATGTTGTACTGAAg ATCAATGGTACAGTGACGGAGAACCTCTCCTTGATAGACGCCAAGAAGCTGATAGAAAGGTCAAAGGGCAAGCTAAAAATGGTTGTCCAGAGGGACGACAGGGCGACCCTGCTGAACATCCCCGACCTCGATGACAGCATTCCTTCAGCCAACGCCTCTGACAGAGATG ACATTTCAGATATCCAGTCTCTGGCATCCGACCATTCCAATCGATCGCATGACAGACATCGTAGCAGCCGCTCCCGCTCACCAGACAGAAGATCTGAGCCCTCAGACCACTCAAGACACTCGCCCCCTCAAATCAGCAATGGCAG CAGTCACAGAAGTCGTGATGACGAACGGACCTCGAAAGCGGCTTCGACACCAGTGAAGCTACCGGAGGACGTTCCTTTACCCAAACCGAAGGAGACGGCCATTGCCAGGGAGGAGAAACAGCTTCCTCCGCTTCCAG aGCCCAAACCGGTGTATGCTCAGCCTGGACAGCCAGATGTAGACCTGCCCGTCAGTCCCTCTGATGCTCCTGTGCCAAGTGCTGCCCATGATGACAGTATTCTACG GCCGAGCATGAAGCTGGTGAAGTTCAAGAAGGGGGAGAGCGTGGGGCTGCGTCTGGCGGGAGGGAATGACGTGGGCATCTTTGTAGCCGGCGTGCTGGAGGATAGCCCAGCTGCTAAGGAGGGCCTGGAGGAGGGCGACCAAATTCTCAGG GTAAATAATGTAGACTTTGCAAATATAATCCGAGAGGAGGCGGTGCTGTTCCTCTTGGACCTTCCTAAGGGTGAAGAGGTCACCATTCTGGcccagaagaagaaagatg TGTATCGGCGGATCGTGGAGTCTGATGTTGGGGACTCCTTCTACATCCGGACACACTTTGAGTATGAAAAAGAATCTCCATATGGGTTAAGCTTTAACAAGGGCGAGGTGTTCCGTGTGGTGGACACCCTCTACAATGGCAAGCTGGGCTCCTGGCTGGCTATCCGCATTGGCAAGAACCACCAGGAGGTTGAGAGAGGCATTATCCCCAACAAGAACAG agcggagcagctcTCCAGCGTCCAATACACTCTCCCTAAAACAGCGGGCGGGGACAGGGCCGACTTCTGGAGGTTCCGTGGTCTTCGCAGCTCAAAGAGGAACCtgaggaagagcagagaggaCCTCTCCTCCCAGCCGGTCCAGACAAAGTTCCCAGCTTATGAAAGAGTTGTActgagagagg CTGGCTTCTTGAGACCGGTTGTAATTTTTGGGCCCATTGCTGATGTTGCTCGAGAAAAACTCGCCAGAGAAGAGCCGGATCTGTTTGAGCTTGCAA AGAGTGAACCAAGAGATGCAGGAACAGACCAACGTAGTTCAGGAATCATCCGTCTTCACACCATCAAGCAGATTATTGACAGA GACAAACACGCTGTGCTGGACATCACCCCGAACGCTGTGGATAGGCTGAACTATGCTCAGTGGTATCCGATCGTAGTCTTCCTAAATCCAGATAATAAGCAGGGTGTGAAGAACATGAGGACCAGACTGTGTCCTGAGTCCAGGAAGAGCGCCAGGAAGCTCTATGAGCGAGCCATTAAACTGAGGAAGAATAACCACCACCTGTTCACCA CCACCATcaacatgaacaacatgaaCGACGGCTGGTACGGAGCTCTGAAAGAAACAATCCAGCAACAGCAGAACCAGTTGGTTTGGGTTTCAGAGGGCAAG gcGGATGGCAATGCAGAGGATGACTTGGACATCCACGATGACCGTCTGTCCTACCTGTCGGCGCCAGGCAGCGAATACTCCATGTACAGTACGGACAGCCGACACACTTCTGATtatgaggacacagacacagagggtgGAGCATATACAGACCAGGAGCTCGATGAGACTCTGAATGACGAGGTGGGTCTGCCGACGGAGCCCGCCATCACCCGTTCTTCAGAGCCTGTGCGAGAAGACCCGCCTGTAATTCAGGACACCCCTGGTTACCCTGGATACCAGCACCCTGTGCAGCCTGAACCATCAAGTCGCATAGACCCAGCCGGGTTCAAGATGGCTACACCGCAGCAG CCTGTACAGCTTGAGGGTATGCACCTAGAGGAGCCGCCTGCTGCAGCCGCAGCTCCTCAGGCTGACTCACTTAGCAGCCTCAGCCCCGCCCCTGAGCTTATTCCGCCCCTACCACCATCACACGAATCCCACCAGTCTGGACCGTCTGGTCCAGAACCAAAG ATGTACAAAAAAGAGCTGTACAACATGGAGGACCCTGTGCGAATCAACCACGGTCTGAAGCAGTCTATGAGCTACTGTCACCAGCCGCCGTACCAGGACAAACAGCCATACCGTGAATACGACCACCCGCCTTACGGATACGATGGAGGTGGCTACACAGAACCAAAGCCTCACAACTCTGACTCTCACCCGCACTACGACAACCGTGTGCCTCATTACAACGAACAGTGGCCCCCCTATGACCAGCAGACCTCGTCCTCCCACCCCACGGGGTACCACACGGGCCACCAGCAACCCATGGGCTACAGCCCCCATTCCCCCTACGAGGATGGACCAGGGAGGGACTACAGCCCCCCTCAGCCGCGCTATGATGAGGCTTCACCAGTGGGCTATGATGGCAGACCACGCCACAGTAAACCTGGGCCCATTCGTTATGATGAGcccccacccccgcccccaGCAAGCTACGACGCCCGCTCTCCTTACGAGGCAGAACCTCACACTTTTCCCATTAACTCACCTCGATCACCTGAGCCTCCAAAACAGTATTACGGCGACTCTGGTTTGAGGCCCACCTATATGCCCGGGCCTCCAAACCGGGGCTATAAGCCAGGGATGCACGAGCCCATAAACTCTGAACCCACCATTCCCTCTCCTAAACCAGAGGCACTGCCCTCCCCAGGTGAGCAAGCAATCTCTCCAGGCTCCaaacccctccctcccctgcccAGGGACGACCTGGATGACGACCCGGCCATGAAACCACAGTCAGTGCTCAACAGAGTCAAGATGTTTGAGAACAAACGGTCTGTGTCTATGGACAGGGCTAAAGAGGGAGGAGAGTCGGCAGCACCCAAG CCTGCAGATGTTCCTAAACCAGTGAGTGCACCAGGCCCAGTCCCCAAAGCCAATTCCCTCAGCAacctggagcaggagaagtcCACCTTTAG GGCTCCTGAGCCACAGAAGCCCCACACTAAACCTCTGGATGATGTAATGCGTTCCAACCACTATGACccagatgaggatgaagagtaCTACAGGAAGCAGTTGTCCTACTTTGATCGCCGAAGCTTTGACAGCAAAGCCATGGGCCAGCCTGCCCCTGGCATCAACCGCTTCCATGATCTGCCCAAACCAGCTCAACTGTCCTACCCGTACAACAG AGTCGAGTCTGTTGAGAAGGTGAGTCCAGTGGAGAAAAGATACGAACCCCTGCCCCAAATCAGCCCCTCCTCTCAGTATGGACCACCAGCCTCAGCCATCCCACCCAACACACTGCCCAAACTCAGTCCCAGTGACG CAAACCCCATACCCGAACCGTTGACTTCACCTAAACCTGAGCTGTCGGCTCTCAGGCCGGCCAGCAGGGAGGAACCTGCACCAGGTGGCTACCTGCCCCCAAGGGGCATCCCTGACAAACCAGTCAACGGCACTGATGCAGCTCCTCCAAAGACACTCGGTGCTCCTGCTCCAACTAGCTACAACCGCTACGTCCCAAAGCCTTACACCAGTGCAGCGAGGCCCTTTGAGCGCAAGTTCGAGAGCCCCAAGTTCAACCACAACCTGCTGCCCAATGACACACAGGTGAAGACAGACCTACTCAGCAAGCCCAGTGTGGGCAGCGGCAGCGGCGGGAAGCCTCAGCTGTCACCACAGCCCCTAGATCACGACAGCGGGCTGGACACCTTCACACGCACCATGGACAACAGGCCCAAATACCAGCACAATAACATCAACGCCATCCCCAAGGCCATCCCTGTAAG CCCCAACGCATTGGACGATGACGATGAAGACGAAGGGCACACGGTGGTGGCCACCGCCCGCGGAATCTTCAACTGTAATGGTGGAGtgctgagctccattgagacgGGCGTCAGCATCATCATCCCTCAGGGTGCCATCCCTGAGAACGTGGAGCAGGAGATTTACTTCAAGGTGTGCCGGGACAACAGCATCCTGCCCCCCCTCGACAAGGAGAAAG gagaAACGCTGCTAAGTCCGCTGGTGATGTGCGGCCCTCACGGACTCAAGTTCCTGAAGCCAGTGGAGCTGCGCTTACCTCACTGTGCGTCCATGACCCCCGATGGTTGGTCTTTTGCTCTAAAATCCTCCGACTCTTCGTCGG GCGATCCCAAAACCTGGCAGAACAAATCTCTCCCGGGAGACCCCAACTACCTGGTGGGTGCAAACTGTGTATCTGTGCTCATTGACCACTTCTGA